One Carassius auratus strain Wakin chromosome 3, ASM336829v1, whole genome shotgun sequence genomic region harbors:
- the LOC113053011 gene encoding splicing factor U2AF 65 kDa subunit-like, giving the protein MSDFEEFEKQLNENRQERERERHKRRSHSSSAGHSKKQRSWSKDRSSRSRGKCSRSRERKSRDHRSSSRDHKKHSYSPRRTRKKKMCKYWDVPPPGFEHITPMQYKAMQAAGQIPSIALLAASTNVGLAVAPTQVPIVGSQMTRQARRLYVGNIPFGVTEESMAEFFNTQMRLAGLSQAPSSPVLAVQINQDKNFAFLEFRSVDETTQAMAFDGIIFQGQSLKIRRPHDYRPLPGISEQPAFHVPGVVSTVVPDSPHKLFIGGLPNYLSDDQVKELLTSFGPLKAFNLVKDSATSLSKGYAFCEYVDISVTDQAVAGLHGMQLGDKKLIVQRASVGAKNTNPAAVVETTVMLQVPGLQRVQNSGLPTEVLCLLNMVMPEELLDDEDYEEILEDIREECCKYGTVRSIEIPRPVDGVEVPGCGKIFVEYVSAAECQKAMQALTGRKFANRVVVTKYYDPDMYHRHEF; this is encoded by the exons AGAGAGAACGGGAGAGGCATAAAAGGAGGAGTCATAGTAGCTCTGCTGGCCACAGTAAGAAGCAGCGCAGCTGGAGCAAAGACAGAAGCAGTCGCAGCAGAGGAAAGTGCAGCCGCAGTCGAGAGCGTAAGAGCAGAGACCACAGGAGCAGCTCTAGAGATCATAAGAAACACAG ctatTCTCCACGTCgaacaagaaagaaaaagatgTGCAAGTATTGGGATGTTCCCCCTCCAGGCTTTGAGCACATCACTCCAATGCAGTACAAAGCCATGCAAG CTGCTGGGCAGATCCCCAGCATTGCTCTGTTGGCTGCGTCCACTAATGTTGGTTTGGCAGTCGCTCCCACACAAGTGCCCATCGTTGGCAGTCAGATGACCAGGCAAGCGCGTCGTCTGTATGTTGGCAACATCCCGTTCGGCGTCACTGAG GAGTCCATGGCTGAATTCTTCAATACCCAAATGAGACTTGCAGGGCTGTCTCAAGCTCCAAGCAGTCCTGTGCTCGCAGTGCAGATCAACCAGGACAAGAACTTTGCTTTCTTAGAG TTTCGATCAGTGGATGAAACCACTCAGGCCATGGCATTTGATGGCATTATCTTTCAAGGACAGTCGCTGAAGATCAGACGTCCACATGACTACCGCCCTCTGCCCGGCATCTCTGAGCAGCCTGCTTTTCATGTCCCAG GTGTCGTGTCCACAGTTGTACCAGACTCCCCTCATAAACTCTTCATTGGAGGTCTGCCAAATTATCTCAGTGATGATCAG GTTAAAGAGCTCCTGACGTCATTTGGCCCTCTCAAAGCCTTCAACCTTGTGAAAGACAGTGCCACATCACTGTCCAAAGGCTATGCTTTCTGTGAATATGTGGATATCAGCGTCACTGACCAA GCGGTAGCTGGATTACATGGCATGCAGCTGGGTGATAAAAAGCTCATCGTCCAACGGGCAAGTGTGGGAGCCAAGAACACCAATCCT GCCGCTGTTGTAGAGACGACGGTCATGCTTCAGGTGCCAGGGCTGCAGAGGGTGCAGAACTCAGGCCTGCCGACGGAGGTGCTGTGTCTGCTGAACATGGTCATGCCGGAGGAGCTGCTGGACGATGAGGACTACGAGGAGATCCTGGAGGACATCCGGGAGGAGTGCTGCAAGTACGGCACCGTGCGCTCCATCGAGATCCCCAGGCCTGTGGATGGTGTGGAGGTGCCAGGCTGCGGGAAG ATATTCGTAGAGTACGTGTCTGCTGCAGAATGCCAGAAGGCTATGCAGGCACTGACAGGACGCAAGTTTGCTAACCGTGTGGTGGTCACGAAATACTACGATCCAGACATGTATCACAGGCATGAGTTCTGA